The following coding sequences lie in one Rutidosis leptorrhynchoides isolate AG116_Rl617_1_P2 chromosome 6, CSIRO_AGI_Rlap_v1, whole genome shotgun sequence genomic window:
- the LOC139855013 gene encoding uncharacterized protein, producing MSQEQGYVEAKLTMKNMLNVIPQLKASMTENQQKIFRGTCFGPWLDLSYTGNDPGLVHAMLQRKSERPIGIDEKYPADDEEIWFSFRPNFKIRFSRREFCLITGFKFSRRTDMAHYIPRSYDVETPPIRRRCFPNRKVNSNITITDIQKLLYDGADFVVSDDDVVRLAIILIVERAFMGKQGIHVVSKKYLWLVEDFAKLNDYPWGNRIWDATYPVVKDGFQARESQLEVGKGYTLVGFMWSFKIWILEAYRRTIKSFAHKTDKNGVPRALFWKRSSAETFSVTDYLHLLNVMLSDDVARKVKRLRVSEAEEVVNLDTEEQGVVEEEPHPIVEEDIVAPIVKKRKRSQKDWVNDEEIWSMVDRLVNDQGTLLPPPPNAWRDGRKHVGPAKDPKSMVDSKQETRCMFIFQNENFIYLTPEFWIRLLGLGYSGYLENLHIDGWATLMLRYRQRVLPRASQYSTPIIPTDSFACSSRWTVMPLGFLSSLAAFQSYYDDTQREEEKRKEAEKRGEVAITGENPPDYMYLIGLGDGSDELYPSWAYCDKILIPVHFYDAQHFILIVLNLEEQKILVYDSLPGHVDQEIVKLTKDLGDQLPVYLRAIDYFNQKQDSQIVDYLENKESIEFMTEAAPVVPVQGGSNGDCGVWVCIHMERVIFGWDEIPNIGDPKKAAEDYRVRMAKTFFRARFDTQEPPPKEKAKVGN from the exons ATGTCACAAGAACAG GGATATGTTGAGGCGAAGTTGACGATGAAGAATATGCTTAATGTTATACCTCAACTAAAGGCATCAATGACTGAGAATCAACAAAAAATTTTTAGGGGAACTTGTTTTGGTCCTTGGCTAGATCTTTCTTACACCGGCAATGATCCGGGCcttgtacatgcaatgctccaaAGAAAGAGTGAGCGACCGATAGGAATAGATGAAAAGTACCCTGCTGATGATGAGGAAATATGGTTTAGTTTCCGTCCGAATTTCAAAATTAGATTTAGTAGGCGGGAATTTTGTCTCATCACGGGGTTTAAGTTTAGTCGTCgcacggacatggcacattacattcCCAGAAGTTATGATGTAGAAACACCACCGATTAGACGACGTTGTTTCCCAAATCGTAAAGTTAATTCAAACATTACAATTACCGATATCCAAAAGCTTTTATATGATGGTGCTGATTTTGTGGTTAGTGATGATGATGTCGTGCGACTAGCCATTATTTTGATTGTGGAGAGAGCGTTTATGGGTAAGCAAGGGATTCATGTGGTGAGCAAAAAATACCTATGGCTAGTCGAAGACTTTGCTAAATTGAATGACTACCCGTGGGGTAATCGTATTTGGGATGCCACTTACCCCGTAGTTAAAGATGGATTTCAAGCTCGGGAAAGTCAGTTAGAGGTGGGAAAGGGTTATACTTTGGTCGGTTTTATGTGGTCATTTAAG atttggattctcgaggcaTATCGACGAACAATTAAAAGTTTTGCCCACAAGACAGACAAAAATGGAGTACCGAGGGCCTTATTTTGGAAACGTTCATCGGCTGAGACTTTTTCAGTCACTGATTACCTGCATCTACTAAACGTTatg CTGTCAGATGATGTTGCTCGCAAAGTGAAAAGGCTGAGGGTGTCTGAGGCTGAGGAGGTTGTTAATCTCGATACTGAAGAACAGGGTGTTGTTGAAGAAGAACCCCACCCTATTGTTGAAGAAGATATTGTTGCTCCGATTGTGAAAAAGCGTAAACGGTCGCAAAAGGATTGGGTTAATGACGAGGAAATTTGGTCGATGGTAGACAGGCTAGTGAATGATCAAGGAACtctactaccaccaccacccaaTGCTTGGAGAGACGGTAGAAAGCACGTTGGGCCTGCAAAAGATCCGAAGAGTATGGTGGATAGTAAGCAAGAAACGCGGTGCATGTTCATTTTTCAGAACGAAAATTTTATATACCTCACACCTGAGTTTTGGATCAGGTTACTTGGTCTTGGATATTCCGGATACTTGGAAAACTTA catattgatggatgggctacACTTATGTTGAGATATCGTCAGAGGGTTCTCCCCCGAGCAAGCCAGTATTCCACTCCTATTATCCCGACCGACTCGTTTGCGTGTAGTTCTCGATGGACTGTCATGCCATTGGGTTTCCTTTCTAGCCTTGCAGCGTTTCAGTCCTATTATGATGATACACAAAGGGAGGAAGAGAAACGGAAAGAAGCGGAGAAAAGAGGAGAAGTAGCAATCACAGGGGAGAATCCACCtgattatatgtatttgattggaTTAGGGGATGGTAGTGATGAGCTATATCCATCCTGGGCCTATTGTGATAAG ATTTTGATCCCCGTTCACTTTTACGATGCTCAACACTTTATTCTGATTGTGTTGAACTTGGAGGAACAGAAGATATTGGTGTACGATAGTTTGCCCGGTCATGTTGATCAAGAAATTGTCAAGCTCACCAAAGATCTGGGAGATCAATTGCCTGTATACTTAAGAGCAATTGATTACTTTAACCAAAAGCAAGACTCCCAGATTGTTGACTACTTGGAAAACAAGGAGAGCATCGAGTTCATGACCGAGGCAGCACCAGTCGTGCCGGTGCAAGGTGGAAGTAATGGGGACTGTGGTGTTTGGGTCTGCATCCATATGGAGAGGGTGATCTTTGGGTGGGATGAAATCCCAAACATTGGAGATCCTAAAAAGGCCGCAGAAGACTACAGAGTGAGAATGGCCAAGACCTTCTTTCGTGCACGCTTTGATACCCAGGAACCCCCACCAAAAGAGAAAGCAAAAGTTGGTAACTGA